GGATACTAATACTGGCTCTTTATAGCGCTTAGGCACCTCAAAAAGGGCTCCAAAGCCGCCAATTCCGGCCAAAACACCCTCGCGCATGGTTTTCTTGGCAAGCGGCTTAATACGGTCAACCAGGGCATCCCCAGCATCAATATCAACACCAGCGTCACGGTAGGAAAGGCCTTTTGAGGAAGAATTAGTAGATGAGGTCATGTGAGCGCTGGAATATTAGTAAAAAATGCTACTAGGTCAGTAGAATCATTGAATTCTAGAGGATTACTCGTCATGGCTGAAATTTTTACCCCTTTTCTGGCTGCATTCATCCTTGCCTACATCCTGAGGCCTGCTTTTCTATGGCTGGAAAGAAGGCGCCTGCCCGCATCCTTGGCTGCAGCTCTCACCGTTGTTCTAGGTCTGGCAGTCGTAATTGCCATTGTGAGCCTATTTGTTGGCCTGCTTAAAACAGAAATTCCCCTAATTAAAGCCCAGCTCCCAGGATGGATCTCAAATACACAAGCATGGCTGGGACCTAAATTAGCTGAATTTCATATTGATGTTGATTGGGGTAGCTTAAAAAGCACCGCCTCTCAAAAGATTTCGGAACACATTAGCGACAATGCTGACTCCCTGATGAGCACTACGATAGATACAGTACTCATGTCGGGCAGCTCGGTCATCACTGGCTTTGTAAATTCCGTATTAATTTTATTTGTGATGTTTTATTTATTGATCGATTGGAATCAATTTTTTCAGTACGTCAAAAATTTAGTGCCTAAGCGCGCCCAAGAAACCGTACATCATCTTGCAATGCATACCGATGGACTGCTCTCTCAGTACCTCAATGGCATGGTGATTGTTGTTTCCATCATGTCCGCTTTTTATAGTATTAGCTTAAGTTTAATCGGCATTAGAGGCGCCGTTGCCTTAGGTGTATTTACAGCATTAATGATTGTGATCCCCTATATCGGCATTACACTGGGATTCACGCTTGCTATAGTTTCTGCCCTTCTTCAATTTGGTCCAGGCTCAGAAATCATCGGTGTACTAGTCATCTATGGAATTGGACAATTCTTGGAAGGATTCTTCCTGACACCGCGCCTAGTTGGTGAGCGCATTGGCCTGCATCCCGTTGCCGTCTTGTTTGCACTGCTTTTCTTTGGCAAGCTATTTGGCTTCTTTGGGGTATTACTCGCCCTGCCAATTAGTGCAGTCAGCTTAGTCTTAGTCCAGTACATATGGTCTATTTATACGCAAAGCTCTTGGTATCAAAAATAAATTTGGCAGTAATGAATACACCCTCGCTTCCAAAACAATTTGCGCTAGACATCAGTCACTCACCCATAGCTAGTTTAGAAAACTATCTTCCCGGGAAAGATCTTGCCTTAATTTCTGCTCTGCAAAATATCGAAAAAACTTGGGGCAAGGCCAACCCTCAAAGCTCTGATAACCCACTCAATCAGCGCTGGATTTATTGGTGGGGGCCAGAGGGTTCAGGTCGTACTCATCTACTCAATGCCATTGAAAATGCGGCAAAGCGAGCCGGCCTATTACACATTGCCCTCTCCCCCCTCGAGCCTACTGCTTGGGTTCGCCTAGAAGAAAAGATGAATGTAATGACTGAAAGTGATGCGCCCTCAGTCATTACCGTTGATGATGTTGACCAGCTAGATGATCGTCTTGTTAGCTCTCTATTTCGGATTCTGAATGGCGTTCAAGCAAGCAAAGCGATTCATATTTTTATGGCCGGAAACGCTGCACCAGCCAATCTCAAGCTTCGAGAAGACCTGCGAACCCGTCTGGGCTGGGGTTTGATCTTTCAAACGCAGCTTTTGGATGATGATGAGAAAATACAAGCACTAGAGGAAGCAGCCAAAGAGCGAGGGCTTGTTTTATCCCCCGATGTGTTGCCTTGGCTGTTAAGTCGCTTTTATCGCGATATGCCCAGCCTGATGGCATTGATGGATGCTTTAGACGCTTACTCCCTTGAAACAAAACGTGCTGTAACCTTACCCCTTGTTCGCGAGCTCTTGCAGCCCAAATAATTTATTAAATATCAATTCGTGACTCAGCTAGCCCTTTTCGATTTAGACCACACCCTTTTGCCTTGCGATAGCGATTACGAATGGGGTCAATTTTTGGCTCGCATTGGCGTTGTGGATAGCGAATACTATGCACGACAAAACGAGCGCTTTTATCAAGACTACAAAGAAGGTAAGCTGGATATTCATGAGTTTTTACGCTTTGCCTTGAAACCACTTTCAGAGCATTCGCGCGCGCAACTCAAAGATTGGCATGACGCCTTTATGAAAGAGGTTATTAATGGCCAACTCCGACAACAAGCCATCGATCTTGTGAAACGCCACCAAGATGCGGGCGATCTTTGCTGCGTGATTACTGCCACCAACAGCTTTGTGACACGCCCTATTGTTGAAAGCTTTGGCATTGAGCACCTGATTGCCACAGAGCCAGCCACTGCAGATAACCATCCATTAGGTAACTACACTGGGGAAGTCAAAGGCATTCCCAATTTCCGCGAAGGTAAGATTCAAAATCTACACGACTGGTTAGCATCTCAAAAACTGTCTTTAGATGCCTTGCCTTATAGTTATTTTTATTCTGACTCGATGAACGATCTTCCTTTACTCGAAAAAGTAAGTCATCCTGTTGCCACCAATCCAGATGATCGTCTTCGCAACGAAGCTAAGCAGCGCAACTGGCCCATTCTTGAATTGTTTGCATGATCACTAAATTTATTAAACGTATTTTGCGGCGTGACCCGATGGTCAAGCATACGCAGGCCAACAATACCGGCGCCCCAAAGCGCATCCCTAAAAAAGCACATCGAATTGATCCGCACTTGCTTTCTAAGAACGCAGTTAAGGTAACGCATACATTACAGCAAGCAGGATTTGAGGCATTTATTGTCGGTGGCGCCGTCAGAGATCTTGCTCTTGGTATCAGTCCAAAAGATTTTGACGTGGCAACCAATGCAACACCAGATCAAGTGCAAAGACTCTTTCGCAAAGCGCGCCTAATTGGTCGCCGCTTTCAAATAGTGCACGTAACTTTTTTTGGTAAAGGCCATCCTGAAATCATCGAGGTGTCAACCTTCAGGGCCTTGTTAGATAACGCCGGAGATCACGTAGCTGAAAGCGGCCGGATCCTGCGCGATAACGTCTGGGGCTCGCAAGGTGAGGATGCTGCAAGACGCGATTTCACAATCAACGCGATGTATTACGACCCTTCGTCTGAAACTGTTTTGGACTATCACGGTGGCGTGGCGGACATGCAAAAGAAAACTTTGCGCATGATTGGTGACCCAGCAAAGCGCTATCGCGAAGATCCGGTACGCATGCTTCGCGCAGTTCGCTTTGCAGCT
This is a stretch of genomic DNA from Polynucleobacter sp. JS-JIR-II-b4. It encodes these proteins:
- a CDS encoding AI-2E family transporter encodes the protein MAEIFTPFLAAFILAYILRPAFLWLERRRLPASLAAALTVVLGLAVVIAIVSLFVGLLKTEIPLIKAQLPGWISNTQAWLGPKLAEFHIDVDWGSLKSTASQKISEHISDNADSLMSTTIDTVLMSGSSVITGFVNSVLILFVMFYLLIDWNQFFQYVKNLVPKRAQETVHHLAMHTDGLLSQYLNGMVIVVSIMSAFYSISLSLIGIRGAVALGVFTALMIVIPYIGITLGFTLAIVSALLQFGPGSEIIGVLVIYGIGQFLEGFFLTPRLVGERIGLHPVAVLFALLFFGKLFGFFGVLLALPISAVSLVLVQYIWSIYTQSSWYQK
- the hda gene encoding DnaA regulatory inactivator Hda, with the protein product MNTPSLPKQFALDISHSPIASLENYLPGKDLALISALQNIEKTWGKANPQSSDNPLNQRWIYWWGPEGSGRTHLLNAIENAAKRAGLLHIALSPLEPTAWVRLEEKMNVMTESDAPSVITVDDVDQLDDRLVSSLFRILNGVQASKAIHIFMAGNAAPANLKLREDLRTRLGWGLIFQTQLLDDDEKIQALEEAAKERGLVLSPDVLPWLLSRFYRDMPSLMALMDALDAYSLETKRAVTLPLVRELLQPK
- a CDS encoding HAD family phosphatase, which gives rise to MTQLALFDLDHTLLPCDSDYEWGQFLARIGVVDSEYYARQNERFYQDYKEGKLDIHEFLRFALKPLSEHSRAQLKDWHDAFMKEVINGQLRQQAIDLVKRHQDAGDLCCVITATNSFVTRPIVESFGIEHLIATEPATADNHPLGNYTGEVKGIPNFREGKIQNLHDWLASQKLSLDALPYSYFYSDSMNDLPLLEKVSHPVATNPDDRLRNEAKQRNWPILELFA